The genomic DNA TCTACAGTCAACAAATCATCTATTCTCTTGTCAATGAACACAGAAGCATGCTGCTTCTTATAGTTCTGTATACCATATTCAGTGTGATCACTGAATGTTTCTTTTGTATTTAAACCCTTCAATTGAGAAGGGTTCAAGCAGTCTCCTGAGCATTTTTAGCAGTTATTTGAGGAGTAATAGTGCTTACTTTATTGGCAGTATATTGAGCTTTCTTGATCTTTTTTTGCATGGTTTTCAACATGCTTTCTAAGTCCATAGAATCATTTAGATCAT from bacterium includes the following:
- a CDS encoding helix-turn-helix domain-containing protein, which gives rise to MNPSQLKGLNTKETFSDHTEYGIQNYKKQHASVFIDKRIDDLLTVDELALLLKCSKGTIRNWVYQGKIPVVRPAPRMVRFNIHVIQRWL